A region of Sugiyamaella lignohabitans strain CBS 10342 chromosome A, complete sequence DNA encodes the following proteins:
- the STL1 gene encoding glucose-inactivated glycerol proton symporter STL1, producing MMPCFLWYGYNLAILGGVLSQPNFYNQFPKLNTDTTTGATHHYNSNIQGTVSSIYTVGGMFGALSASFYGDILGRRKTIFIASILCLIGAVLMTSSFSLGQLIVGRLILGLSAGTVSASVPVYQSEISSASKRGTHVAYTGFFITSGILIAYWIDFGCSYINSSASWRVPFAVQLILPLISGTLIFFLPESPHWLIKVGRVDEARSIMSLFVDNADPYSDPVEEQVAEIQRSLSVMQTLRFRDVLSMKDSRIFHRVLLALFSLFCSQACGVNAVTFYAPSLLAQAGISPGMAGWLAGCTEIVQPIGAYLAVLTVDSFGRRRLLMTAAIGMGISMIVMAACTAQTENKSALHAGVAFLFIINLAYSYGFLGVCFVYSAEIAPQRIRALINGFATFVTWGTNFWVVEVTPVAFASIGWRYYIVYAATNLALILPVLYFCFPETSGLHLDQIDEVFSKAKGFFDIVRVAKEVKQEGYQHEPSVIDTKEQIEEEESIN from the coding sequence ATGATGCCCTGCTTTCTTTGGTATGGATATAATTTGGCCATTCTGGGTGGTGTTTTGAGTCAGCCCAATTTTTACAATCAATTTCCTAAACTTAATACAGATACCACCACGGGCGCTACCCACCACTATAACTCCAATATCCAAGGAACTGTCAGTTCTATCTATACAGTGGGTGGTATGTTTGGTGCTCTGTCTGCTTCATTCTATGGAGACATTCTGGGACGTAGAAAGACCATTTTCATTGCATCTATACTTTGCTTGATTGGAGCTGTTCTTATGACCAGTTCGTTCTCTCTAGGCCAGCTTATTGTTGGAAGACTCATTCTCGGCTTGAGTGCCGGTACTGTGTCCGCATCAGTTCCAGTTTATCAAAGTGAAATCTCCAGTGCTTCGAAAAGAGGAACTCATGTAGCCTATACTGGATTTTTCATTACCTCAGGTATCTTGATTGCCTACTGGATTGACTTTGGATGTTCCTATATTAACAGTTCTGCTTCGTGGAGAGTCCCTTTTGCTGTGCAACTGATCTTGCCATTAATCTCTGGAACtttgatcttctttttgccaGAATCACCACATTGGCTGATCAAAGTCGGACGAGTCGACGAAGCTAGATCAATCATGTCACTCTTTGTAGACAACGCTGATCCCTACTCTGATCCTGTCGAAGAACAAGTTGCTGAGATTCAAAGATCGTTATCTGTCATGCAAACTCTTAGATTCAGAGATGTCCTGTCAATGAAAGATAGTCGTATTTTCCACCGAGTACTATTGGCACTCTTTTCGCTCTTCTGTTCTCAAGCTTGTGGAGTGAATGCTGTTACCTTTTATGCACCATCTCTTCTCGCTCAAGCGGGAATTTCACCTGGaatggctggctggctagCTGGTTGTACTGAAATTGTTCAACCAATTGGCGCTTATCTTGCAGTGCTGACTGTAGACAGTTTTGGTAGAAGAAGGCTGTTAATGACAGCCGCCATCGGTATGGGTATATCGATGATTGTCATGGCCGCCTGTACTGCACAGACTGAAAACAAGTCTGCTCTTCATGCTGGTGTTgcctttttatttattatcaaccTTGCCTACAGTTATGGATTCTTGGGTGTCTGCTTTGTGTATTCAGCGGAAATCGCCCCACAGAGAATCAGAGCTCTTATCAATGGTTTCGCAACTTTTGTCACCTGGGGCACTAACTTCTGGGTCGTTGAAGTAACACCTGTGGCCTTTGCTAGTATCGGATGGAGATACTACATCGTCTATGCTGCCACAAACCTAGCATTGATTCTTCCAGTCCTTTACTTTTGTTTTCCGGAAACTTCTGGTCTTCACCTTGACCAAATAGACGAGGTATTCAGCAAAGCAAAGGGATTTTTCGATATTGTGAGAGTAGCAAAAGAAGTGAAACAAGAAGGATACCAGCACGAACCCTCTGTCATCGATACCAAAGAACAGattgaagaggaagaaagTATAAATTAG
- the DCC1 gene encoding Dcc1p (Subunit of a complex with Ctf8p and Ctf18p; shares some components with Replication Factor C; required for sister chromatid cohesion and telomere length maintenance; GO_component: GO:0031390 - Ctf18 RFC-like complex [Evidence IPI] [PMID 11389843]; GO_function: GO:0003674 - molecular_function [Evidence ND]; GO_process: GO:0006260 - DNA replication [Evidence IEA]; GO_process: GO:0006974 - cellular response to DNA damage stimulus [Evidence IMP] [PMID 12482937]; GO_process: GO:0035753 - maintenance of DNA trinucleotide repeats [Evidence IMP] [PMID 21347277]; GO_process: GO:0007064 - mitotic sister chromatid cohesion [Evidence IMP] [PMID 11389843]; GO_process: GO:0007064 - mitotic sister chromatid cohesion [Evidence IGI] [PMID 17483413]) — protein MADQSSTPSIEFYSQLEPDGFYRLLELTPELADILESGASLSLKAPETDSHLILCTVSKTYRVRQMNQSNTLLLSDSRDLSFSSESSEAPPYLVAFGSASSYLEVIDEQSPKLSVESIPLYMGNGVISGLHEPNRPTSIHYESLGVLRSRAPLSDAEFNEKWRLQGGVEIDDIACRINDSLTHSIICDILATVIGSKLDLSAVNCIQLLPLLPSDAEPLAVVEAVMARFSQSASSNCKYLVPQFLFYIYCFPLK, from the coding sequence ATGGCCGATCAAAGTAGTACACCGTCTATAGAGTTCTACTCTCAATTGGAGCCGGACGGATTTTACCGACTTCTTGAACTGACTCCAGAACTGGCAGACATTTTAGAATCAGGTGCCAGCTTGTCATTGAAAGCTCCTGAAACAGATTCCCACCTGATTCTATGCACTGTTTCGAAAACATATCGAGTTCGACAAATGAATCAATCCAATACACTTTTACTTTCAGATAGTAGAGatttatctttttcttcagaaTCGTCTGAAGCACCCCCTTACCTAGTTGCATTTGGCTCGGCCTCGAGTTATCTCGAGGTCATAGATGAACAATCTCCCAAGCTTTCCGTGGAATCTATTCCTTTATACATGGGAAATGGAGTGATCTCTGGATTACATGAACCAAACAGACCAACTAGCATTCATTATGAAAGTTTAGGAGTTTTAAGATCACGAGCGCCTTTGAGTGACGCTGAGTTCAATGAAAAATGGCGATTACAGGGTGgtgttgaaattgatgatatcgCCTGTCGAATAAATGACTCTCTAACACACAGCATAATTTGCGATATCCTAGCTACTGTTATTGGATCGAAACTTGATCTATCTGCTGTTAATTGCATTCAATTATTGCCTCTTTTGCCTTCTGATGCGGAACCACTGGCTGTTGTCGAAGCTGTGATGGCTCGTTTTTCTCAATCAGCTTCCAGTAATTGTAAGTATTTGGTTCCCCAATTCCTGTTTTATATCTATTGTTTTCCCTTGAAATGA
- the RAD54 gene encoding DNA-dependent ATPase RAD54 (DNA-dependent ATPase that stimulates strand exchange; modifies the topology of double-stranded DNA; involved in the recombinational repair of double-strand breaks in DNA during vegetative growth and meiosis; member of the SWI/SNF family of DNA translocases; forms nuclear foci upon DNA replication stress; GO_component: GO:0005737 - cytoplasm [Evidence IDA] [PMID 22842922]; GO_component: GO:0005634 - nucleus [Evidence IEA,IEA]; GO_component: GO:0005634 - nucleus [Evidence IMP] [PMID 12399378]; GO_component: GO:0005634 - nucleus [Evidence IDA] [PMID 22842922]; GO_function: GO:0005524 - ATP binding [Evidence IEA,IEA]; GO_function: GO:0003677 - DNA binding [Evidence IEA,IEA]; GO_function: GO:0015616 - DNA translocase activity [Evidence IDA] [PMID 10506208]; GO_function: GO:0008094 - DNA-dependent ATPase activity [Evidence IDA] [PMID 10506208]; GO_function: GO:0004386 - helicase activity [Evidence IEA,IEA]; GO_function: GO:0016787 - hydrolase activity [Evidence IEA]; GO_function: GO:0016817 - hydrolase activity, acting on acid anhydrides [Evidence IEA]; GO_function: GO:0003676 - nucleic acid binding [Evidence IEA]; GO_function: GO:0000166 - nucleotide binding [Evidence IEA]; GO_process: GO:0032392 - DNA geometric change [Evidence IDA] [PMID 10506208]; GO_process: GO:0006281 - DNA repair [Evidence IEA]; GO_process: GO:0006974 - cellular response to DNA damage stimulus [Evidence IEA]; GO_process: GO:0006338 - chromatin remodeling [Evidence IDA] [PMID 12577053]; GO_process: GO:0045002 - double-strand break repair via single-strand annealing [Evidence IMP] [PMID 8849880]; GO_process: GO:0045003 - double-strand break repair via synthesis-dependent strand annealing [Evidence TAS] [PMID 10357855]; GO_process: GO:0030491 - heteroduplex formation [Evidence IDA] [PMID 10506208]; GO_process: GO:0032079 - positive regulation of endodeoxyribonuclease activity [Evidence IDA] [PMID 19129197]; GO_process: GO:0000722 - telomere maintenance via recombination [Evidence IMP] [PMID 11238918]): MMAEVRPRTTTRKRLPRLTSSGGSDLVVIPYDQHEEPTPILQNTINECILPDNGGIIDGYEPIYLDNETDVNLIDGLMVVPDHATGIDGLPITPIDTSPSHTDVMSIGAVLSNSQPTELSLDNGDTLGEIEEVSTPVAEKSQPKSRKESKSKADSQKKSKSSQGSSQNMNQAKSRSQKRSQSQNQIVENIALEEEENEVKEAEKTEENQEVIKKPKSLPRRPRPFDLASPCTPIHSSAIRRPQSAQNSPLGINKRLKTDPLSTITKPFRVPTKSAINANRPFSRRDDLSRSASRKIKSYAEIENIETEQFNKEIEQPASPYTPGGGIKRLGTKVDPALKNSIDASDMILGRRFITPLKEKPLNMGPSAALGMKRRHEFVPRPLHDPSGEFAIVLFDPTIDDEPVEEIDPNKIVEGSEDENLGETEVTPVAPTTPSKPSLADILGLSNEKKKVYPKVPVVIDPRLAKILRPHQVEGVKFLYKCVTGRVQKDANGCIMADEMGLGKTLQCITLMWTLLKQSPEGNGGTISKCIVVCPSSLVRNWANELVKWLGEGAITPLAADGKSVKNADLSAALRQWSTASGRQIVRPVLIISYETLRRHCDDLRNTEIGLLLADEGHRLKNGESLTFTALDALNVQRRVILSGTPIQNDLSEYFSLLSFANPGLLGTRLEFRKNYENAILKGRDSFATEEEVTDGETKLKELSLLVSRFIIRRTNDILSKYLPVKYEHVVFCNMTEFQINLYNKFIASPDVKKVIKGSKNNPLKSIGILKKLCNHPDLLDLSRDIQGAEDVLPSDYVHPSHRGGRDRGVRTLYSGKFMVLERMLARIRYETNDKIVIISNYTQTLDLIEAMCRESRYGAFRLDGKMAISKRQKLVDKFNDPEGSEFVFLLSSKAGGCGINLIGANRLILMDPDWNPAADQQALARVWRDGQKKDCFVYRFISTGSIEEKIFQRQSMKQSLSSCVVDEAEDVERLFSFNDLKKLFSFDGHTLSDTHDTFKCKRCKDNRQVAKAPAMLYGDATTWNHFTKPELENIQDLLLRQELTEEIVSFVFQYISH; encoded by the coding sequence ATGATGGCAGAAGTTAGACCCCGAACAacgacaagaaaaaggctgCCTCGATTAACCTCGAGCGGAGGGTCGGACCTTGTGGTCATTCCATACGACCAGCATGAAGAACCAACTCCAATACTTCAAAATACTATCAATGAATGTATTCTGCCCGATAATGGTGGTATTATAGATGGATATGAACCTATTTATCTTGATAACGAGACGGATGTGAATTTAATAGATGGACTAATGGTCGTACCAGACCATGCAACGGGTATTGATGGGTTACCTATAACGCCTATCGACACGTCTCCTTCTCATACAGATGTTATGTCCATTGGAGCTGTACTTTCTAATTCACAGCCTACGGAGTTGAGTCTTGATAATGGTGATACTCTGGGGGAAATCGAGGAAGTCAGCACACCTGTTGCTGAGAAAAGTCAGCCTAAATCACGTAAGGAGAGCAAGTCCAAAGCCGACtctcagaagaagagcaaatCAAGCCAAGGAAGTTCTCAAAATATGAACCAAGCCAAGTCTCGAAGCCAGAAACGAAGTCAAAGTCAGAACCAAATCGTCGAGAATATTGCTCTagaggaagaggaaaaTGAGGTCAAGGAAGCAgagaaaacagaagaaaatcaGGAAGTTATAAAGAAACCCAAATCGTTACCACGTCGTCCACGACCCTTTGATCTTGCTTCTCCATGTACACCTATTCACTCTTCAGCAATTAGACGACCCCAGTCTGCTCAGAATTCTCCTCTGGGAATCAATAAACGTCTAAAAACCGACCCGCTGTCAACGATTACAAAACCATTCAGAGTGCCCACTAAAAGTGCTATTAATGCCAACCGTCCATTTTCACGTAGAGATGATTTGTCTCGAAGTGCATCTCGAAAAATTAAGAGCTATGCTGAGATCGAAAATATAGAGACTGAGCAATTCAATAAAGAAATTGAGCAACCTGCTTCCCCTTATACTCCAGGAGGCGGTATTAAAAGATTAGGTACGAAAGTGGATCCAGCACTTAAGAATTCGATTGATGCTTCAGACATGATTCTTGGTCGGAGGTTTATCACGCCATTAAAGGAGAAGCCGCTTAACATGGGACCATCTGCTGCGCTAGGTATGAAGCGACGACATGAGTTTGTGCCTCGACCACTTCATGATCCCAGTGGTGAGTTTGCtattgttctttttgacCCTACTATTGACGACGAGCCTGTTGAAGAGATTGACCCAAATAAGATTGTTGAAGGCAGCGAAGATGAGAATCTCGGCGAAACTGAAGTAACACCTGTGGCACCCACGACTCCTTCTAAGCCCAGTCTTGCTGATATTTTAGGACTGTCcaatgagaagaaaaaagtcTACCCCAAGGTACCAGTTGTTATTGATCCTAGACTGGCCAAGATTTTACGTCCTCATCAAGTTGAAGGTGTTAAATTCCTGTATAAATGCGTTACTGGACGAGTACAGAAGGATGCTAATGGATGCATTATGGCAGATGAAATGGGTCTTGGTAAAACGCTTCAGTGCATTACATTAATGTGGACTCTTCTCAAGCAGTCACCTGAGGGAAATGGAGGCACCATCAGTAAATGTATTGTTGTGTGTCCTTCAAGTTTAGTCCGAAATTGGGCGAATGAGCTTGTGAAGTGGTTAGGAGAAGGTGCTATAACTCCCTTGGCGGCTGATGGCAAGAGCGTAAAAAATGCCGATCTCAGTGCTGCTTTACGTCAATGGAGTACAGCCAGTGGACGGCAAATTGTTCGACCAGTTCTAATCATCTCCTATGAGACTCTTAGACGTCATTGTGATGATCTTCGTAATACTGAGATTGGACTTCTTTTAGCCGATGAGGGACATCGTCTGAAGAATGGCGAATCTTTGACATTCACAGCCCTTGATGCACTTAACGTTCAACGAAGAGTCATTCTGTCTGGTACTCCCATTCAAAATGATCTTTCGGAATATTTCTCTCTCCTATCGTTTGCTAATCCTGGACTCCTGGGAACAAGGCTCGAGTTCCGTAAGAATTATGAAAATGCCATTCTTAAGGGTCGTGACTCGTTTGCTacggaagaagaagtgaCAGATGGTGaaaccaaactcaaagaaCTCTCTCTACTGGTCAGCAGATTTATCATCCGCCGAACGAACGATATATTGTCCAAGTATCTTCCTGTGAAGTATGAGCATGTTGTATTCTGCAACATGACCGAGTTCCAAATTAATCTCTACAACAAATTCATCGCCTCCCCCGACGTGAAAAAGGTAATCAAGGGAAGCAAAAACAATCCTTTAAAGTCCATCGGTATCCTCAAGAAGCTATGTAACCACCCAGATCTTCTCGACTTGTCAAGAGACATACAAGGAGCTGAGGACGTTCTGCCATCCGATTATGTTCATCCAAGTCACCGTGGAGGTCGTGATCGGGGTGTTCGGACATTGTATTCAGGTAAATTTATGGTTTTGGAAAGGATGCTCGCGCGTATTCGTTACGAGACGAATGACAAaattgtcatcatcagtaACTACACACAAACTTTGGATCTTATTGAGGCAATGTGTAGAGAATCAAGATATGGCGCATTCCGACTCGATGGTAAAATGGCAATCAGTAAACGTCAAAAGTTGGTTGATAAGTTTAACGACCCTGAAGGAAGTGAGTTTGTCTTTCTTCTTAGTAGTAAGGCCGGTGGATGTGGTATCAATCTGATTGGCGCCAATCGTCTCATTCTTATGGATCCCGATTGGAATCCTGCGGCAGACCAGCAAGCCCTAGCAAGAGTATGGCGTGATGGCCAGAAAAAGGACTGTTTTGTCTACCGGTTTATCTCTACAGGGTCTATTGAGGAGAAGATTTTTCAGCGACAGTCTATGAAGCAGTCTTTATCATCATGTGTAGTCGACGAGGCTGAGGACGTCGAGCGtcttttctcttttaatgatttgaagaagcttttctcttttgacGGTCATACACTGTCAGACACCCATGACACTTTTAAATGTAAACGATGCAAAGACAACCGTCAAGTCGCCAAAGCCCCAGCAATGCTGTACGGAGATGCCACGACCTGGAATCATTTCACCAAACCAGAGTTGGAAAACATCCAAGATCTGTTGCTGAGACAAGAATTAACAGAAGAAATCGTCAGTTTTGTGTTCCAGTACATTTCTCactaa